One genomic region from Spirosoma sp. KCTC 42546 encodes:
- a CDS encoding esterase, protein MKIQRCLLLMFSLLIQAFVLQAQPRVPPLRSPEVAEGGLTFRLRAPNAKEVILDIEGISKETMTKDEQGVWSFTKKLEPDVYDYAFVVDGLRIPDPANPVAKPCYQCNGQSLAHMPGPASLSWEIKDVPRGAVNHQVYRSAVMGEDRDYYVYLPPNYDPKRKEPYPVFFLLHGATGTALSWIVNAQANIILDNLIAEGKAKPMIMVNTLGYGGNDKYAAEVIQEIIPQLEKTYNASKDRNQRAIVGLSMGGGTAFYTGLNHLDHFAYVGGMSSAVGMGGPRPPASTTANPATTTPSAEQVTAMMDVFTKTYPKLDEKANSQLKLLWISCGVDDFLYQNNKYFKEFLTAKNVKFKNVETPGGHTFMVWRRNLTDLAPLLFK, encoded by the coding sequence ATGAAAATACAACGTTGTTTGCTTCTTATGTTTAGTCTGCTGATCCAGGCATTTGTGCTTCAGGCTCAGCCACGAGTACCACCCCTTCGATCACCGGAAGTCGCAGAAGGTGGATTGACATTCCGGCTTCGTGCTCCGAATGCCAAAGAAGTTATCCTAGACATTGAAGGAATTTCAAAGGAAACGATGACGAAAGACGAGCAGGGCGTTTGGAGTTTTACCAAAAAGCTTGAGCCAGATGTCTATGATTACGCCTTTGTTGTCGATGGACTTCGTATTCCAGACCCCGCCAATCCCGTCGCCAAACCCTGTTATCAATGCAACGGTCAGAGTTTAGCGCATATGCCTGGGCCCGCTTCACTAAGCTGGGAAATCAAAGACGTTCCTCGGGGAGCTGTCAATCATCAGGTATATCGGTCGGCTGTTATGGGCGAAGATCGGGATTATTATGTGTATCTGCCGCCCAACTATGATCCCAAACGTAAAGAACCGTACCCCGTATTTTTCTTACTACATGGAGCCACAGGCACCGCTTTGTCGTGGATTGTCAATGCGCAGGCCAATATCATTCTGGACAACCTGATTGCTGAAGGCAAAGCCAAACCGATGATTATGGTAAACACGCTAGGCTATGGAGGTAACGATAAATACGCTGCCGAAGTAATTCAGGAGATCATTCCACAACTTGAAAAAACGTATAACGCAAGCAAAGACAGAAATCAACGAGCCATTGTTGGTCTGTCGATGGGAGGGGGAACGGCTTTTTATACAGGCCTTAATCACCTGGATCACTTTGCGTATGTAGGCGGCATGAGTAGTGCCGTAGGCATGGGAGGCCCACGACCGCCAGCATCCACCACGGCAAATCCAGCCACAACGACGCCGTCTGCCGAACAGGTGACAGCCATGATGGACGTCTTTACAAAGACGTATCCCAAGCTGGATGAGAAGGCAAATTCTCAGCTGAAACTGTTATGGATTTCCTGCGGAGTCGATGATTTTCTGTATCAGAATAACAAATACTTCAAGGAGTTTCTGACGGCAAAAAATGTAAAGTTTAAAAACGTGGAGACACCGGGTGGGCATACGTTTATGGTGTGGCGGAGGAACCTGACCGACTTAGCTCCATTGCTGTTTAAATGA
- a CDS encoding phytanoyl-CoA dioxygenase family protein, producing the protein MQPTMIPDNAHKDIPGNPSTATSSKISLNDRSAGKPLRVLSEEDWQFWKHNGYIVIKQAVPKEQADRLANFLWEFEEKDPNDPATWYAPARAEMKMKELTNSGMVELYNHQYEWDNRQYPRVYDAFVDIWGTEKLWVTIDRANLNFPVRPGHEFKGFIHWDYDPETRPQNVQGVLALADQTDENMGGFQCIPELYRTYDTWKLTQPADRDHFKPDTTGFDFVKVKMEAGDLLIFNSTQPHGIRPNLSTDKVRMAQYISMMPAEEDNEALRQWRITSWRDRQAPEGYAFPGDPRNWEKERYQTAELSPLGKKLLGLDSWE; encoded by the coding sequence ATGCAGCCCACAATGATTCCCGATAACGCTCACAAAGACATTCCGGGAAATCCATCGACAGCCACCAGCAGCAAAATCAGTCTGAATGACCGTTCTGCTGGAAAGCCTTTACGCGTATTATCCGAAGAAGATTGGCAATTCTGGAAGCACAACGGCTACATCGTTATCAAGCAGGCCGTGCCGAAAGAACAGGCCGATCGACTTGCTAATTTCCTGTGGGAATTTGAAGAAAAAGACCCGAACGATCCCGCTACTTGGTATGCGCCAGCCCGCGCCGAAATGAAAATGAAGGAGTTGACGAACAGCGGCATGGTCGAGCTGTATAATCACCAGTATGAGTGGGACAACCGCCAGTATCCGCGCGTATACGATGCCTTCGTCGATATCTGGGGTACCGAGAAACTCTGGGTAACCATCGACCGGGCCAACCTGAATTTCCCCGTTCGGCCGGGTCACGAATTCAAGGGGTTCATTCACTGGGATTACGACCCCGAAACCCGTCCCCAAAACGTGCAGGGTGTACTGGCTCTGGCCGACCAAACCGACGAAAATATGGGCGGTTTTCAGTGCATCCCTGAACTCTACCGCACCTACGATACCTGGAAACTAACCCAACCCGCCGACCGCGACCACTTCAAGCCCGATACAACCGGGTTCGATTTCGTAAAGGTGAAAATGGAAGCAGGCGATTTGCTGATTTTCAACAGTACACAACCCCACGGCATCCGCCCGAATCTATCGACTGACAAAGTCAGAATGGCGCAGTACATTTCTATGATGCCCGCCGAAGAAGACAACGAAGCGCTACGGCAGTGGCGCATTACGTCCTGGCGCGACCGCCAGGCTCCCGAAGGGTACGCCTTCCCCGGCGATCCCCGCAATTGGGAAAAGGAGCGCTACCAAACCGCTGAACTATCTCCGCTGGGTAAAAAACTGCTGGGGCTAGATAGTTGGGAGTAA
- a CDS encoding AraC family transcriptional regulator yields the protein MKIALEQISPDANSSFHILETPRLNDVFLWHYHPEYEIVYITGANGTRHVGDHISRYEGSDLVFIGPNIPHLNFDYGVKTDHRKVVVQLKEAFLGNLFGQAPEFAAIARLFEMARAGVSFHGETKRLVGEQLEALPTLPPFERLMALLSIFQQLATSSETTSLHGKPVTNAYNLSEQQRLKRLYQFIEDNYQRKFDLAEAAALTNLTTAAFCRYVKRMTRLTFTQFLNQYRINQAQKLLLLDHTVTEACFACGFESLSYFNKIFRRVTGENPFQFKKRHRN from the coding sequence ATGAAGATTGCCTTAGAACAAATCAGTCCCGACGCCAACAGTTCGTTCCATATTCTGGAAACGCCCCGGCTCAATGATGTTTTCCTGTGGCATTATCATCCTGAATACGAAATCGTGTACATCACCGGTGCCAACGGAACCCGGCACGTGGGCGATCATATCTCGCGCTACGAAGGCAGCGATCTGGTTTTTATTGGCCCGAATATTCCTCACTTGAATTTCGACTATGGCGTAAAAACCGACCATCGAAAAGTGGTGGTGCAGTTAAAGGAAGCTTTTCTGGGTAACTTATTTGGTCAGGCACCGGAGTTTGCAGCCATTGCCCGGTTATTCGAGATGGCCCGTGCGGGTGTTTCGTTTCACGGCGAAACGAAACGGCTGGTTGGCGAGCAACTGGAAGCGTTGCCTACCCTCCCACCCTTTGAGCGGCTTATGGCTTTGCTGTCCATTTTTCAGCAGTTAGCGACTAGTTCCGAGACAACTTCGTTACACGGAAAACCCGTAACGAATGCCTACAATTTAAGCGAACAGCAGCGCCTAAAGAGACTCTATCAGTTCATTGAAGACAACTACCAGCGTAAGTTCGATCTGGCCGAAGCTGCCGCGCTGACCAACCTGACCACCGCGGCTTTCTGTCGTTATGTAAAACGCATGACCCGCCTGACCTTCACGCAGTTTCTGAACCAATATCGCATCAATCAGGCGCAGAAACTACTGCTTCTCGACCATACTGTAACCGAAGCCTGTTTTGCCTGTGGCTTCGAGAGTTTGAGCTATTTCAATAAGATTTTTAGGCGCGTTACGGGCGAAAATCCATTCCAGTTCAAGAAGCGACATCGGAACTGA
- the surE gene encoding 5'/3'-nucleotidase SurE produces MSDKKPLILVTNDDGITAHGIRTLVELMKRIGSVVVVAPNSPQSGMGHAITIANPIRLYPSDIYGDVPAYECSGTPADCVKLAKHHVLKDRAPDLVVSGINHGSNSSISILYSGTMSAAIEAAIEGIPAIGFSLGDFTRQPDFSHAHEHILSIARNVLEKGIERGTALNVNFPAKTAEPLKGIRICRQANAKWQEVFDERRDPHGRRYFWLAGDFVNFDTHAEDTDEYALANNYTSVVPCHYDLTAYSMMDTLTNWNL; encoded by the coding sequence ATGTCTGACAAGAAGCCTTTAATTTTAGTAACAAACGACGACGGTATTACCGCTCATGGCATTCGCACGCTCGTTGAGCTGATGAAACGAATTGGTTCGGTGGTGGTCGTAGCCCCAAACAGTCCGCAGTCGGGCATGGGACATGCCATTACGATTGCCAATCCAATCCGACTTTACCCTTCCGATATTTACGGCGATGTACCCGCCTATGAATGCTCCGGTACGCCCGCCGATTGTGTTAAGTTGGCGAAGCACCATGTGCTGAAAGACCGGGCTCCTGATTTGGTGGTTAGTGGTATTAATCACGGCAGTAATTCGTCCATTAGCATTTTATATTCGGGCACAATGTCGGCAGCTATCGAAGCCGCCATTGAGGGAATTCCTGCGATTGGCTTCTCGCTTGGTGATTTCACGCGCCAACCCGATTTTTCGCATGCACACGAGCATATTCTGAGTATTGCCCGCAACGTACTGGAAAAAGGGATCGAGCGAGGAACGGCACTAAACGTCAACTTCCCGGCCAAAACGGCGGAACCGTTAAAAGGAATCCGTATCTGTCGACAGGCGAATGCCAAATGGCAGGAAGTATTCGACGAACGACGCGACCCACATGGTCGTCGCTATTTTTGGCTGGCAGGCGATTTTGTCAACTTCGACACACACGCCGAAGACACCGACGAGTACGCACTAGCCAATAACTATACATCTGTAGTCCCCTGCCACTATGACCTAACGGCCTACAGCATGATGGACACGTTGACGAACTGGAACTTATAA
- a CDS encoding GH3 auxin-responsive promoter family protein: MALLGSMLKNGIRLSNVVRLRQFNPLRQQRKVFRKLIRKAQFTKFGAAYHFDDLLRSVEFGSEGEFYQKYKQYVPIHDYNKMFDGWWKQTLAGERNVAWPGKVKYFALSSGTSEAATKYIPVTKSMSKAIQRTSIRQILTLGKYQNLPSTLYEKGCLMLGGSTDLNAREGHYEGDLSGITASKIPLWFERFYKPGRDIAQEKDWALKLDEITEQAAGWDIGYVVGVPAWIQLLMEKIIARYKVKTIHDIWPNLMVFCHGGVSFEPYRAGFEKLLAHPITYIETYLASEGFIAYQTHPDAEGMQLVLNNGLFFEFIPFNERNFSADGELVDKPETLMINEVEEGKEYALLLSTCSGAWRYLIGDTIKFVNKKRAEIVITGRTKHFLSLCGEHLSVDNMNKAIEMVSEELGISIREFTVAGVTHDTLFAHNWYIGTDDKVDANDLRNRIDARLKELNDDYAVERRHALKDITVTVLPNKTFYAWMESRGKMGGQNKFPRVLKKGMIKEWESFLKK, encoded by the coding sequence ATGGCTCTATTAGGTAGTATGCTCAAAAACGGGATTCGGTTATCGAATGTCGTTCGGCTGCGGCAGTTTAATCCACTACGTCAGCAGCGTAAAGTCTTCCGCAAGCTCATCCGAAAAGCGCAGTTCACAAAATTTGGGGCAGCTTATCATTTCGATGATCTTCTCCGTTCGGTTGAGTTTGGGAGTGAAGGAGAATTCTATCAGAAATACAAGCAGTATGTACCCATCCACGACTACAATAAAATGTTCGACGGTTGGTGGAAACAAACACTGGCAGGCGAACGGAATGTAGCCTGGCCGGGAAAAGTGAAATATTTTGCGCTGAGTTCAGGGACATCAGAGGCCGCTACAAAGTATATCCCCGTTACGAAGTCGATGTCGAAGGCCATTCAGCGGACCAGCATCCGGCAGATTCTGACCCTTGGAAAATACCAGAACCTACCCTCAACACTCTACGAAAAAGGATGCCTCATGCTGGGAGGCAGCACGGATCTGAACGCTCGCGAAGGCCATTACGAAGGCGACCTCAGTGGCATTACGGCCAGCAAAATTCCCCTCTGGTTCGAGCGATTTTATAAACCAGGACGCGACATTGCTCAGGAAAAAGACTGGGCGCTGAAATTAGACGAAATTACGGAACAGGCCGCTGGCTGGGATATTGGCTATGTGGTGGGTGTACCTGCCTGGATCCAGTTGCTGATGGAGAAAATTATTGCCCGCTACAAGGTCAAAACCATTCACGACATCTGGCCAAACCTGATGGTATTCTGTCATGGGGGTGTATCATTTGAACCGTATCGGGCAGGTTTTGAGAAGCTCCTCGCCCATCCCATCACCTATATCGAGACCTATCTGGCCTCAGAGGGATTTATCGCCTATCAGACGCATCCCGACGCAGAAGGCATGCAATTGGTCTTGAACAATGGCTTATTTTTTGAATTCATCCCCTTCAACGAGCGAAATTTCTCAGCCGATGGCGAACTGGTTGATAAGCCTGAAACGCTGATGATCAACGAAGTGGAAGAAGGGAAAGAGTACGCCCTTCTGCTATCTACCTGCTCTGGAGCCTGGCGTTATCTGATTGGCGACACGATCAAGTTCGTTAATAAAAAACGGGCTGAAATCGTCATTACGGGCCGCACGAAGCACTTTTTGAGTTTATGTGGCGAACACCTGTCCGTCGATAACATGAACAAAGCGATTGAAATGGTTTCCGAAGAATTAGGCATTTCAATACGTGAATTTACCGTAGCTGGTGTAACGCACGACACATTATTCGCTCACAACTGGTACATCGGCACCGATGATAAAGTAGATGCCAACGACCTCCGCAATCGAATCGACGCCAGGCTTAAAGAGCTAAACGACGATTACGCCGTGGAGCGTCGGCACGCCCTCAAAGACATCACAGTGACCGTGTTGCCCAACAAAACATTTTACGCCTGGATGGAATCAAGAGGCAAAATGGGCGGCCAGAACAAATTCCCGAGAGTGTTGAAGAAAGGGATGATTAAGGAATGGGAAAGCTTTTTGAAAAAGTGA
- a CDS encoding LysE family translocator, with amino-acid sequence MFLPILLGFLLGVALCLTFGTVFFALIQNSVDNGFRSGMKIVFGVITGDILFVLAALLGTAFIPKVQGFENIMAAVGVVFLIAMGLVNILKGTPRLAYPKTRFGNFVYYFTTGFFLNALNPVNFVAWVAIVAYIRSHLHYTDAQQYGFMISALVGVFATESALAYYANRLKRLFTPRVVLIFNRVTGVVFLIGAVNIAYTRLLEPLSKAMNW; translated from the coding sequence GTGTTCTTACCTATTCTTCTTGGTTTTTTATTAGGGGTTGCCCTTTGCCTTACGTTCGGGACTGTGTTTTTTGCGTTGATTCAGAACAGCGTCGATAATGGTTTCCGGTCGGGAATGAAGATTGTCTTTGGCGTAATTACCGGCGACATCCTGTTTGTGCTGGCAGCCCTCTTAGGCACAGCGTTCATCCCCAAAGTGCAGGGCTTTGAGAATATCATGGCTGCGGTTGGGGTGGTATTCTTAATTGCTATGGGTTTAGTCAATATTCTGAAAGGAACCCCCAGGCTAGCCTATCCGAAAACGCGATTCGGAAATTTTGTCTATTATTTCACAACGGGATTTTTTCTAAATGCCCTCAATCCGGTCAATTTCGTGGCCTGGGTGGCCATTGTGGCCTATATCCGGTCGCACCTTCATTATACGGATGCACAGCAATACGGCTTTATGATTTCTGCCCTGGTCGGCGTGTTCGCCACCGAAAGCGCACTGGCCTATTATGCCAACCGACTCAAACGGCTTTTTACTCCACGCGTTGTACTGATTTTCAATCGGGTGACAGGCGTGGTCTTCCTCATTGGTGCGGTTAATATCGCCTACACCCGCCTACTGGAGCCGCTGTCGAAAGCGATGAACTGGTAA
- a CDS encoding NUDIX hydrolase, whose product MNTTENPWQTLNSSVKYENPWLSIRHEDVVTPAGTAGIYGVVSFKNKAVGVIPIDAEGNTYLVGQYRYPLNEYSWEIPEGGSPLGTDPLDSAKRELKEETGLEAQKWTKIARIHTSNSATDEEGFLYIAEDLTEGEHAPEETEDLRVWKLPLAEAVEMVMTSQITDSLSVSGLMIVARLRGI is encoded by the coding sequence ATGAACACAACTGAAAATCCCTGGCAGACGCTGAATTCGTCGGTCAAATATGAGAATCCCTGGCTGTCTATTCGGCATGAAGATGTGGTGACGCCCGCTGGTACAGCCGGTATTTATGGCGTTGTTAGTTTCAAAAATAAAGCAGTGGGCGTTATTCCGATTGATGCTGAGGGCAATACCTACCTGGTTGGTCAGTATCGCTACCCACTGAACGAATATTCATGGGAAATTCCAGAAGGTGGATCGCCCCTGGGAACCGATCCGCTTGATTCGGCTAAGCGTGAATTAAAAGAAGAAACGGGCTTAGAAGCGCAGAAATGGACGAAAATTGCTCGTATTCACACGTCTAACTCAGCTACCGACGAAGAAGGCTTTCTCTACATTGCCGAGGACTTAACCGAGGGCGAACATGCCCCCGAAGAAACCGAAGACTTACGTGTCTGGAAACTCCCCCTAGCCGAAGCGGTTGAGATGGTGATGACCAGCCAAATTACCGATTCGCTCAGCGTCAGTGGCCTGATGATCGTGGCCCGGTTGCGGGGAATTTAA
- a CDS encoding M20/M25/M40 family metallo-hydrolase, with protein sequence MHHKLLLTSLFLGSSLLSYGQDEKLDMATIQKIREEGLNHSQVMETAFYLTDVNGPRLQGPGFIKAANWAKTKLTSWGLKSARLEAWGEWGQGWGVEHSYLAMTAPYYKTIIAVPRAWSGSTNKLQAADILYISSTDTTALESYRSKLKNKVILLDQSFKGMPSFKADADRFTDEDLLKMANEAPPSQRSANDTTFRSRIMAMRTQNAFNQKMRKLAKQEGAIGMLNTTQNSKDGTLFVSGDYANAAIGATPDDLADLSIAVEDYMTLCRLMKAGIPVKLELDVKTKFYKDDTKGYNVLAEIPGTDPALKDEVVMLGAHLDSWHAATGATDNAAGSSVMMEAVRILNTIGAKPKRTIRIALWSGEEQGLHGSKNYVANHLVDKATQKLTKEGENIAAYFNVDNGTGKIRGIYLQGNLAAGPIFSQWLKPFNDLGATTITPANTGGTDHQSFDRVGLPGFQFIQDRIEYSTRTHHTNMDTYDHLQPDDLKQAATVVASFVYNAAMRDQKIPRKAVAAQVAR encoded by the coding sequence ATGCATCACAAACTACTGTTAACCAGTCTGTTTCTGGGGAGTTCCCTCCTAAGTTATGGTCAGGACGAGAAACTGGATATGGCTACAATCCAGAAAATCAGGGAGGAAGGTCTAAATCATTCGCAGGTGATGGAAACGGCCTTTTACCTGACCGACGTCAACGGCCCACGACTACAAGGCCCCGGTTTCATCAAAGCGGCCAACTGGGCCAAAACGAAACTAACCAGTTGGGGGCTAAAAAGTGCCCGCCTGGAAGCCTGGGGCGAATGGGGCCAGGGTTGGGGCGTTGAGCATTCGTATCTGGCCATGACTGCCCCTTATTACAAAACCATCATCGCCGTACCCAGAGCCTGGAGTGGCAGCACCAACAAACTACAGGCTGCCGATATTCTCTACATTAGCTCGACTGATACAACGGCGCTGGAAAGCTACCGGAGCAAACTCAAAAACAAAGTCATTCTGTTGGATCAATCGTTCAAGGGTATGCCCTCGTTTAAAGCAGATGCCGATCGCTTTACGGATGAAGACCTACTGAAAATGGCCAACGAAGCGCCACCAAGCCAGCGTTCAGCTAACGACACAACCTTCCGCAGCCGGATCATGGCGATGCGCACCCAGAATGCATTTAATCAGAAAATGCGGAAACTGGCCAAACAGGAAGGCGCCATCGGGATGCTCAATACCACACAGAACAGTAAAGATGGAACGCTGTTCGTCAGTGGCGATTACGCCAATGCCGCCATTGGTGCTACGCCCGATGATCTGGCCGACCTGTCCATCGCCGTTGAGGATTACATGACGCTCTGCCGACTCATGAAAGCGGGCATTCCTGTCAAGCTTGAGCTGGATGTAAAAACGAAATTCTATAAAGACGACACGAAAGGCTATAACGTGCTGGCCGAAATTCCGGGTACAGATCCTGCATTGAAAGACGAAGTGGTTATGCTGGGGGCTCACCTTGATTCCTGGCATGCCGCCACGGGTGCCACCGACAATGCAGCGGGTAGTTCGGTCATGATGGAAGCGGTACGCATCCTGAATACGATCGGGGCTAAACCGAAAAGAACGATCCGAATTGCGCTCTGGAGCGGTGAAGAACAGGGTCTGCACGGTTCCAAAAATTACGTGGCAAACCACTTAGTCGATAAGGCCACCCAAAAACTGACGAAAGAAGGCGAAAACATTGCCGCCTATTTCAACGTCGATAACGGAACGGGAAAAATCCGGGGCATTTATTTGCAAGGCAATCTGGCGGCCGGTCCGATTTTCAGCCAGTGGCTAAAACCATTCAATGACCTGGGTGCCACGACGATAACGCCCGCGAATACGGGCGGAACGGATCACCAATCGTTCGATCGGGTAGGCTTGCCGGGTTTCCAGTTCATTCAGGATCGAATTGAATACAGTACCCGTACGCACCACACCAATATGGACACCTACGATCACCTTCAACCCGATGACCTGAAGCAGGCGGCCACGGTTGTTGCCAGTTTTGTGTATAACGCAGCCATGCGGGATCAGAAAATACCCCGTAAGGCTGTAGCTGCACAGGTAGCGCGGTAA
- a CDS encoding alpha/beta hydrolase: MYKVLCLTFSVGFWLLANPSFGQNPPSTKPFVLGLIDAIPSNELGETRALNIYLPDGYSKDSIGKYPVIYLLDGSADEDFIHIAGLVQFANFPWVNLLPKSIVVGIANVDRRRDFTYPTTIEKDKKEYPTTGQSQRFIAFLEKELQPYIQKNYSSNPSRTIIGQSLGGLLATEILFKKPSLFNQYIIVSPSLWWDNESLLAYPPVFAKPDFQQKTTVFVGVGKEGKIMETDANQLVYLLKKYSTKPLEVGFHYFGDENHATIFHLAVYKAFERFKK; this comes from the coding sequence ATGTATAAAGTACTGTGTCTTACTTTTTCTGTTGGCTTTTGGCTACTAGCAAACCCTTCATTCGGGCAAAATCCACCTTCAACTAAGCCGTTCGTACTCGGCCTCATCGACGCCATTCCCTCCAATGAATTAGGTGAAACCAGAGCGCTGAACATCTACTTACCCGACGGTTATTCGAAAGATTCGATTGGAAAGTACCCGGTTATCTACCTGCTGGACGGGTCAGCCGATGAAGACTTCATTCATATCGCGGGTTTGGTGCAGTTTGCCAATTTCCCGTGGGTTAATCTGTTACCCAAATCAATCGTTGTTGGCATTGCCAACGTTGACCGAAGGCGTGATTTTACGTATCCAACTACTATAGAAAAAGACAAAAAGGAGTATCCCACAACGGGGCAATCGCAACGGTTTATAGCTTTCCTCGAAAAGGAATTGCAACCCTATATCCAGAAAAACTACAGTTCGAATCCGTCAAGAACCATCATTGGGCAATCGTTGGGCGGACTTTTAGCGACCGAGATTCTATTTAAAAAGCCCAGCCTGTTTAACCAGTACATTATTGTCAGCCCAAGCCTGTGGTGGGATAACGAGTCCTTACTGGCGTACCCTCCCGTATTTGCGAAGCCAGATTTTCAACAGAAAACTACAGTATTTGTAGGCGTTGGAAAAGAAGGAAAAATTATGGAGACGGATGCCAATCAATTAGTATACCTATTGAAAAAGTATAGCACGAAACCATTAGAAGTCGGTTTCCACTACTTTGGTGATGAAAACCACGCAACCATTTTTCACCTGGCTGTTTATAAAGCGTTTGAGCGTTTCAAAAAATAA
- a CDS encoding amidohydrolase family protein, with translation MKTFALLVSCLAVSGTLMAQAVPRRPLPIIDVHVHAMKVSPGFAVEMCPWFLRDMPGGDPNQQMRAFLNTECVDPLQPAKSDKEMTAAVLETMERLNMTIVAYGDAQILHEWKKAAPDRVIPGIGVSSPKDMTVKAFTDSLSTGFYKVMGEVAPQYQGLSPSDMSLDEYFAVAEKMNIPVGIHMGTGGNGMANISGGKYRASLGRPFLLEDMLARHPKIKIWVMHAGYPMIDEMIGLMGANAYVYVDLAGFIWSYPQAEIHAYLKRLVQAGFGKRILYGTDFMVWPKLFETSISVIENAEYLSFDQKRDIMFNNAVRFFRLDASKFKYP, from the coding sequence ATGAAAACTTTTGCCCTGCTCGTGAGCTGCCTGGCTGTGTCCGGCACTTTAATGGCTCAGGCCGTTCCCCGTAGACCACTTCCCATTATTGATGTGCATGTGCACGCCATGAAGGTGAGTCCGGGTTTTGCCGTTGAAATGTGCCCCTGGTTCTTACGCGATATGCCAGGGGGTGACCCTAACCAACAGATGCGCGCCTTCCTCAATACGGAATGTGTAGATCCCTTACAACCCGCCAAATCGGACAAAGAAATGACGGCTGCCGTACTGGAAACGATGGAACGGCTCAACATGACCATCGTGGCGTATGGCGATGCGCAGATTTTGCACGAATGGAAAAAAGCCGCGCCAGACCGGGTTATTCCGGGCATTGGGGTCAGCTCGCCAAAGGATATGACTGTAAAAGCGTTTACGGATTCCCTGTCGACCGGCTTTTATAAAGTGATGGGCGAGGTAGCTCCTCAGTACCAGGGGCTTTCGCCGAGCGATATGTCGCTGGATGAATACTTCGCTGTTGCCGAAAAAATGAATATTCCGGTCGGCATTCACATGGGAACTGGGGGTAATGGGATGGCTAACATCAGTGGAGGGAAATACCGGGCTTCATTGGGCAGACCGTTCTTATTGGAAGACATGTTAGCCCGTCATCCCAAAATAAAAATATGGGTGATGCATGCCGGGTACCCGATGATTGATGAAATGATTGGGTTGATGGGGGCCAATGCCTATGTGTATGTCGATCTGGCCGGTTTCATCTGGAGTTATCCTCAGGCAGAAATTCATGCCTATCTCAAACGGCTGGTGCAGGCTGGCTTTGGCAAACGGATTCTGTACGGCACCGATTTTATGGTATGGCCCAAGTTATTCGAAACCTCGATCAGCGTGATTGAAAACGCCGAATACTTATCGTTTGATCAGAAACGGGATATTATGTTCAATAATGCCGTTCGCTTTTTCCGGTTGGATGCCAGTAAGTTTAAATATCCCTGA